The genomic window GACTAGCGGCTGTGATGACCTGGGTGGAGGCAGCAGCCAACCAGCCAAACACTTACCTATGGGGCGGCAGCATCGGGCCAGATTTTGACTGCTCTGGCCTTGTACAGACCGCCTTTGCTAGTCAAGGCATCTGGCTACCGCGCGACGCCTATCAGCAGGAAAGGTTCTGTACGCCAATAACTGTGCAACCTGACAACACCAAACAACTCCGCCCTGGAGATCTGATTTTCTTCGGCAGTCGAAAACACTGCAGCCACGTTGGCGTATATGGAGGCAACGGAAGCTACTGGCATAGCTCCGGTCAAGAGCATGGACGCAACGGCATCGGTTGCGATCGGCTGCCTGCCAACGACACCCATCCAGTGGCCTGCTACTACCGAGCTGAGCTGCGCGGGGCGGGGCGAGTGGAACGCTGCCATGACGGAACCACCCTCCCCTGAAGGGCAGCGCCTAAGTTGCTCTCTACTGCGGAAGGCCTCCGGCATGCCCTCGCCCATGGACCTCTCAGTCGTAGTACCCCTCTTCAACGAAGAGGAAAGCCTGCCAAAGTTGATAGATCAACTCCTTGCAGCCTTACGCCCTACTGGTGAAATCTTCGAGCTAGTGCTCGTGAATGATGGCTCCACCGACGGCACCGCCAAGGTGCTGGAGCAGCTAAGTATTAAAACGCCAGAACTGGTAGGCGTACTTCTACGCAAAAACTATGGCCAAACGGCTGCCATGGCTGCAGGATTCGACGTATCCCAAGGTGAAGTGATTGTCAGCATCGATGGCGATCTCCAAAACGATCCCGCCGATATCCCGCTACTCCTATCGAAGTTGCGTGAGGGATACGACCTCGTAAGCGGCTGGCGTCATCAACGCCAGGATGCTGCCCTAAAGCGCAAACTGCCCTCAAAAATTGCCAATCGCCTGATCGGCCGAGTTACCGGTGTAAGGCTGCATGACTACGGCTGCTCACTGAAAGCCTATCGGAAAGAAATCCTGACGGATATGCGTCTCTATGGAGAGCTGCACCGCTTCCTGCCGGCTTTGGCCTTTATCGAAGGGGCTCTGATCACAGAAGTGAAAGTCAACCACCGTGCACGCCAATACGGCAATAGCAAGTACGGGATCGATCGCACCTTCCGCGTGTTGATGGACCTATTCACGGTGTGGTTTATGAAGCGCTTTCTGACCAGACCGATGTACGTCTTCGGTTTCGGCGGGTTGCTCGCCATGGGCGGGAGCCTGCTGACGAGTATCTATTTACTGGCGATCAAGCTGATGGGAGAAGACATTGGCAACCGCCCACTACTCACCATGGCAGTGGTACTCGGCCTGACTGGAGTCCAATTGTTTTGCTTTGGTCTACTAGGCGAGTTGGTCATGCGCACCTACCACGAAAGCCAAGGGCGACCGATCTACCGCATACGGGCGACGTTGCGCGGCGGCGGTACATCCTGAATTAGCTCTGCACGCGGTTTACCTCGATAGCCTTCAAGTGCTGCCGCTGCAGCAGCCACAACACGGCCATCGGAGTCGTGCAGCCCCTGCCGCAGCAATGACATAACTGAAACATGACCCCACAGGCCTGCCAGGGTCACAGCCTCTAATCGTTGCTCAGGGCCGGCAGCCATGGCCTCACGTAACTGCCTTTGCAGAGCAATGCGTTCAAGAGATGTAGCCGGCGAATTCCATGTAACCGGACTCTCAAGGGCTAACGAAGTGGAATCCTCAGATCCCTGCGATTGAGGCTTGGCTAGCGTTAGCTGAACACGATTCAAAGCAGCCACGCTGCTGGCGTCGGTACTGCTCAGCAGGAGCTTGCGAGGGCGTCTACCCAAACCCCAGAGCACCAGCGTGAGAGCTAAAACAGCAGCACCAGCAAACAGTTGATTCATTGAAAGATGGCTCGTGGAAACAGCGGTAACCGATGATGAGCCCGATAGTGATGGATTGAACTTTTATGTCGCCAACAGGGCCTGAATAGGCCCTATTCAAAGGCGATCTATACAGTAGCTATGGAACCTTTGGCTGACGCCATGACAAGTGATTTTGCTGCCACCTGGCTGCCTGCGGTGTTTGTACCCCTTATCGTGCTAGTGACACCGGCAATTTTCATTGTCCTAGTGGGTCGCCATATCACAGCTACCGACTGAGCTGTAGACGCTTAACCCCAGCCAACCGACTCCCCTAATGCCGAATGACTGACGAGAACCTGCCCCTAGGCCCCAAGACGCTCAACGAAAAGTACCGTGACCGAGGGCACGTAGAAGAGTGGGCTGTGCAGCCTGCTGCTGACCCCTGCGTCGGAAACCTGGCCACTCCAGTCAATAGTGGCTACTTCGTGAAAGCCTTAGTCAACAATCTTCCCCTCTATCGCGAGGGTATTTCTGCAAACTTCCGCGGCTTGGAAACTGGTGCCGCGATCGGCTACTTCATTTACGGTCCCTTCCTTGTAATGGGTCCGTTAAGAACAACCGATTTTGCTACAACAGCAGCTTTATTGGCAACAGTTGGAGCAGTGCATATCCTTACTGCTCTTTTAGTGCTTTACAACGTCCCCGGCAAGGCACCCACCGTGCCACCCCCGGACGTCACTGTTGCTAACCCTCCTGCCGACCTGTTCACAAGGAAAGGCTGGGCAGACTTCACAAGTGGCTTTTGGCTGGGTGGCTGCGCGGGCGCGGCCTTTGCATGGTTCCTATGCAACACTTTGCACATGCAACCACTGCTGAATGTTCCCATGAATGTCTGGGCTTCTTAAGAATCAAGAAGCTTTCACATCATCAAATCGAAAAGTAAAAAATCTTCTCCTGGGGTGGCTTGATTGCTTCCCCAGGTTTTTTATTGCTTCAAGAATGCCAAGGCATGCTGAAAGGCCAATG from Prochlorococcus marinus str. MIT 9313 includes these protein-coding regions:
- a CDS encoding photosystem I reaction center subunit VIII — its product is MTSDFAATWLPAVFVPLIVLVTPAIFIVLVGRHITATD
- a CDS encoding C40 family peptidase; this encodes MPTLGTPITTDLLAPGSCWQLQKGVNGYAGVEGAGLATQAAAGRSFEVLDAAKPNTYQQPVTRLRVRLLEDGYPCWIDLREVNGQIIQRGRWRPQLLAIREIRQRLAAVMTWVEAAANQPNTYLWGGSIGPDFDCSGLVQTAFASQGIWLPRDAYQQERFCTPITVQPDNTKQLRPGDLIFFGSRKHCSHVGVYGGNGSYWHSSGQEHGRNGIGCDRLPANDTHPVACYYRAELRGAGRVERCHDGTTLP
- a CDS encoding glycosyltransferase family 2 protein, producing the protein MPSPMDLSVVVPLFNEEESLPKLIDQLLAALRPTGEIFELVLVNDGSTDGTAKVLEQLSIKTPELVGVLLRKNYGQTAAMAAGFDVSQGEVIVSIDGDLQNDPADIPLLLSKLREGYDLVSGWRHQRQDAALKRKLPSKIANRLIGRVTGVRLHDYGCSLKAYRKEILTDMRLYGELHRFLPALAFIEGALITEVKVNHRARQYGNSKYGIDRTFRVLMDLFTVWFMKRFLTRPMYVFGFGGLLAMGGSLLTSIYLLAIKLMGEDIGNRPLLTMAVVLGLTGVQLFCFGLLGELVMRTYHESQGRPIYRIRATLRGGGTS
- a CDS encoding photosystem I reaction center protein subunit XI, whose product is MTDENLPLGPKTLNEKYRDRGHVEEWAVQPAADPCVGNLATPVNSGYFVKALVNNLPLYREGISANFRGLETGAAIGYFIYGPFLVMGPLRTTDFATTAALLATVGAVHILTALLVLYNVPGKAPTVPPPDVTVANPPADLFTRKGWADFTSGFWLGGCAGAAFAWFLCNTLHMQPLLNVPMNVWAS